The nucleotide window AGAGGTATGGAGGCGGCACCGATGCAGGGCCGGGCCCAGGAAGAGCCCCCATGCCACCCTAGCCCCGTGGCCTTCCCACATGGCCCGCACAGGGCTCGGAGGCTGCCCATAAGGTCCCAGCCACCAAAGATAGGGCATCACAGGTTGGCTTCCAGGTATCAAGGCCAGGCAGGGCAGCTGATAGCTTCAGTATGTGTCTGCAGAAGGGGACCTGAGCCCAGGGTGGGACAGCATCCAGGACTGAGGACAGACCAGGACCAGGTCCTGGCCAGGCTTTGTTCTTTCCTCCCCTGTGTGTCCTGGGCAGATGTCTGTGTATCCGCAGGAGGGGGCGGCCCCCAGCTGCCCTGCACAATAGCAGCATGCCAATGAAGTCGGCCTTCCAGATGGGAAATAGCCAACTGCCATTGAGCCCCAGGGCTGACAAAAACAACAGGCTTCTGTGCAAGAGCGCTCAggagtgctgggggtggggcccgggGCGTTGGGCAGGCACAGGGGAGAGGCACTAGCTCGCTGCCCTCTGCTCCTGCTTCCTGGGCGCTGAGCTGGAGTGGGAGTGAGAGAGAGCCTTCAGCATGCTTTGGGGGCCCCGAGGTGAGGCTGCCCCTTCCCACTGAAAGGGCACCTTAAGCGCCAAGTCCCCAAGGTGTGTGTGTCTTGCAGGTAAATCCCAACAGTATTGCAGCCAAAGACGGCCGGATCCGCGAGGGAGACCGCATCATCCAGGTGAGGGCTCACCGGCGGCCCTGTGACCTCTCCTTACTGCCCCCTAGTGCTCGTCCACTAGGAGCCTCGCCCCATACCGTGCCCCACACCTGGGCTGATCTCACCTCTCTCCTGCTCAGCGGGCCCAAGGGCTCCCATGTCCTTGCAGGATCTGCCGAGATCTAGGATCTGTGCTGCTctggcccctccccagctcccttgGTCCCCACTCCATGCTGTCCTCTGAGCACACAAGTGCTCTTGCAAGGGCCAGGCCATCCTTTCCCTGGCACCCTCCACTTAGTTACATCCTCCCAGAGCCCATCCCAGCCCGGTGTGCCTGGGCTCCCTGCAGCCACCCAGGGCCTGCCCCAGGGCCATGCCTAGCATCCTTGTTTTGATTGTCCCCTGGCCTGCCACAGATTAATGGTGTGGACGTCCAGAACCGGGAAGAGGCGGTGGCCATCCTGAGCCAGGAAGAGAACACCAACATCTCCCTGCTGGTGGCCCGGCCTGAGAGCCAGGTGCGTGTGCCTGGGAGGGTGACCTGGGGTCCCTGTCAGCGGGCTTTCTGTCTGGGAAGCTGCTGAGCCGAGACCAGGGCACAGGCATGGCAGGGGGGTCCCAGGGCCCATTTCCCCTTCTAGCCTCTGACGGCTGAGTGGGCCGGGACCGCCTTCCCTTGGATTGTTCAACTTCACTGAAACTGGGGGGCCAAGCACGGAGCCCAGAGAGGACCAGAGGGTGTCTAGGGAGGTCCCTGAAGCTGTGGGGACAGCGAGGGCGTGTCTCTGTAGTTGGCGAGACGGTGGAAGGACAGTGACCGGGATGACTTCCTGGATGACTTTGGCTCTGAGCATGAGGGGGACCTGCGTGCCCGGAAGCTGAACCCACCCCCTGCCCAACAGGTGAGGAAGGAGGGTGGCTGGTGGGGAGGGcacaagggaaggaagaaggtggAAAGGGCTGGGACGTGCAGGGTCTCCCAGCCTTGGTGAGGAAGTGAACCAGCCCTCCTGCGACATCCCTGCCTGTGGGATCCACCTGAGTGGTGCTTGTCTCTGCTCCAGCTTGGAAACGAAGAGGAGAAGGCGGCTCCCGACGCGGGCCCAGGCCTGAGCAACAGTCAGGAGCTGGACAGTGGGGTAGGCCGGACGGACGAGAGCACCCGCAACGAAGAGAGCTCTGAGCATGACCTGCTAGGGGACGAGCCCCCGAGCACCACCAACACCCCGGGGAGCCTGCGCAAGTTTGGCCTGCAAGGGGACGTGCTGCAGAGCCGCGACTTCCATTTCAGCATGGACTCGCTGCTGGccgagggggcggggctgggagggggcgaCATCCCGGGCCTCACAGATGAGGAGTATGAGCGCTACCGGGAGCTTCTGGAGATCAAGTGCCACCTGGAGAACGGCAACCAGCTGGGCCTCCTCTTCCCTCGGGCCTCCGGCGGCAACAGCGCCCTGGACGTCAACCGCAACGAGAGCCTGGGCCACGAGATGGCCATGCTGGAGGAGGAGCTTCGGCACCTGGAATTCAAATGCCGCAACATCCTGCGGGCGCAGAAGATGCAGCAGCTGCGGGAGCGCTGCATGAAGGCCTGGATGCTGGAGGAGGAGAGCCTCTACGACCTCGCAGCCAGCGAGCCCAAGAAGCACGAGCTGTCTGACATCTCCGAGCTGCCCGAGAAGTCGGACAAGGACAGCACCAGCGCCTACAACACCGGGGAGAGCTGCCGCAGCACTCCGCTGCTCGTGGAGCCCCTGCCCGAGAGCCCCCTGCGGCAGGCCGCTGCTGGCAACTCCAACTTGAACCGGACCCCTCCTGGCCCCGCCGCTGCCACCCCGCCAAAGGCGGCTCCTCCGCAGGGCAGCCCGGCCAAATTCCGATCTCTGTCCCGGGATCCTGAGGCAGGCCGGAGACAGCACGCAGAGGAGCGTGTCCGCCGCAACCCCAAGGCCGGGGTGGCCCTGGAGCGCGTGGGCCCCGAAGGCAGCCCTTACCTCTCGAGGCGCCACCGCGGCCAGGGCCAGGAGAGCCAGCACTACCACAGCTGCGTGCAGCTGGCCCCAACTCGAGGCCTGGAGGAGCTAGGCCACGGCCCCCTGAGTTTGGCCAGCGGTCCTCGGGTGGGTGGGGTGGTGGCCACTGAGGCGCCCCGCATGGAGTGGAAGGTGAAGGTGCGCAGCGATGGGACCCGCTACGTGGCCAAGCGGCCCGTGCGAGATCGGCTGCTGAAAGCCCGGGCCCTGAAGATCCGGGAAGAGCGCAGCGGCATGACCACTGATGATGACGCGGTGAGCGAAATG belongs to Eulemur rufifrons isolate Redbay chromosome 30, OSU_ERuf_1, whole genome shotgun sequence and includes:
- the PDZD4 gene encoding PDZ domain-containing protein 4 isoform X1 is translated as MPVPAGLGRWSARASWGAVDERLGAGCPPWHPLPGLALPERWAPGPWASRVNGKELSKLSQEQTLEALRSSKEPLVIQVLRRSPRLRGDSSCHDLQLVDSGTQTDITFEHIMALGKLRPPTPPMAILEPYVLSELPPISHEYYDPAEFMEGGPQEADRMDELEYEEVELYKSSHRDKLGLMVCYRTDDEEDLGIYVGEVNPNSIAAKDGRIREGDRIIQINGVDVQNREEAVAILSQEENTNISLLVARPESQLARRWKDSDRDDFLDDFGSEHEGDLRARKLNPPPAQQLGNEEEKAAPDAGPGLSNSQELDSGVGRTDESTRNEESSEHDLLGDEPPSTTNTPGSLRKFGLQGDVLQSRDFHFSMDSLLAEGAGLGGGDIPGLTDEEYERYRELLEIKCHLENGNQLGLLFPRASGGNSALDVNRNESLGHEMAMLEEELRHLEFKCRNILRAQKMQQLRERCMKAWMLEEESLYDLAASEPKKHELSDISELPEKSDKDSTSAYNTGESCRSTPLLVEPLPESPLRQAAAGNSNLNRTPPGPAAATPPKAAPPQGSPAKFRSLSRDPEAGRRQHAEERVRRNPKAGVALERVGPEGSPYLSRRHRGQGQESQHYHSCVQLAPTRGLEELGHGPLSLASGPRVGGVVATEAPRMEWKVKVRSDGTRYVAKRPVRDRLLKARALKIREERSGMTTDDDAVSEMKMGRYWSKEERKQHLMRAREQRKRREFMMQSRLECLREQQNSDSKPELNIIALSHRKTMKKRNKKILDNWITIQEMLAHGARSADGKRVYNPLLSVTTV
- the PDZD4 gene encoding PDZ domain-containing protein 4 isoform X3; the protein is MGCNMCVVQKPEEQYKVMLQVNGKELSKLSQEQTLEALRSSKEPLVIQVLRRSPRLRGDSSCHDLQLVDSGTQTDITFEHIMALGKLRPPTPPMAILEPYVLSELPPISHEYYDPAEFMEGGPQEADRMDELEYEEVELYKSSHRDKLGLMVCYRTDDEEDLGIYVGEVNPNSIAAKDGRIREGDRIIQINGVDVQNREEAVAILSQEENTNISLLVARPESQLARRWKDSDRDDFLDDFGSEHEGDLRARKLNPPPAQQLGNEEEKAAPDAGPGLSNSQELDSGVGRTDESTRNEESSEHDLLGDEPPSTTNTPGSLRKFGLQGDVLQSRDFHFSMDSLLAEGAGLGGGDIPGLTDEEYERYRELLEIKCHLENGNQLGLLFPRASGGNSALDVNRNESLGHEMAMLEEELRHLEFKCRNILRAQKMQQLRERCMKAWMLEEESLYDLAASEPKKHELSDISELPEKSDKDSTSAYNTGESCRSTPLLVEPLPESPLRQAAAGNSNLNRTPPGPAAATPPKAAPPQGSPAKFRSLSRDPEAGRRQHAEERVRRNPKAGVALERVGPEGSPYLSRRHRGQGQESQHYHSCVQLAPTRGLEELGHGPLSLASGPRVGGVVATEAPRMEWKVKVRSDGTRYVAKRPVRDRLLKARALKIREERSGMTTDDDAVSEMKMGRYWSKEERKQHLMRAREQRKRREFMMQSRLECLREQQNSDSKPELNIIALSHRKTMKKRNKKILDNWITIQEMLAHGARSADGKRVYNPLLSVTTV
- the PDZD4 gene encoding PDZ domain-containing protein 4 isoform X2 → MPVPAGLGRWSARASWGAVDERLGAGCPPWHPLPGLALPERWAPGPWASRVNGKELSKLSQEQTLEALRSSKEPLVIQVLRRSPRLRGDSSCHDLQLVDSGTQTDITFEHIMALGKLRPPTPPMAILEPPPISHEYYDPAEFMEGGPQEADRMDELEYEEVELYKSSHRDKLGLMVCYRTDDEEDLGIYVGEVNPNSIAAKDGRIREGDRIIQINGVDVQNREEAVAILSQEENTNISLLVARPESQLARRWKDSDRDDFLDDFGSEHEGDLRARKLNPPPAQQLGNEEEKAAPDAGPGLSNSQELDSGVGRTDESTRNEESSEHDLLGDEPPSTTNTPGSLRKFGLQGDVLQSRDFHFSMDSLLAEGAGLGGGDIPGLTDEEYERYRELLEIKCHLENGNQLGLLFPRASGGNSALDVNRNESLGHEMAMLEEELRHLEFKCRNILRAQKMQQLRERCMKAWMLEEESLYDLAASEPKKHELSDISELPEKSDKDSTSAYNTGESCRSTPLLVEPLPESPLRQAAAGNSNLNRTPPGPAAATPPKAAPPQGSPAKFRSLSRDPEAGRRQHAEERVRRNPKAGVALERVGPEGSPYLSRRHRGQGQESQHYHSCVQLAPTRGLEELGHGPLSLASGPRVGGVVATEAPRMEWKVKVRSDGTRYVAKRPVRDRLLKARALKIREERSGMTTDDDAVSEMKMGRYWSKEERKQHLMRAREQRKRREFMMQSRLECLREQQNSDSKPELNIIALSHRKTMKKRNKKILDNWITIQEMLAHGARSADGKRVYNPLLSVTTV
- the PDZD4 gene encoding PDZ domain-containing protein 4 isoform X4; its protein translation is MGCNMCVVQKPEEQYKVMLQVNGKELSKLSQEQTLEALRSSKEPLVIQVLRRSPRLRGDSSCHDLQLVDSGTQTDITFEHIMALGKLRPPTPPMAILEPPPISHEYYDPAEFMEGGPQEADRMDELEYEEVELYKSSHRDKLGLMVCYRTDDEEDLGIYVGEVNPNSIAAKDGRIREGDRIIQINGVDVQNREEAVAILSQEENTNISLLVARPESQLARRWKDSDRDDFLDDFGSEHEGDLRARKLNPPPAQQLGNEEEKAAPDAGPGLSNSQELDSGVGRTDESTRNEESSEHDLLGDEPPSTTNTPGSLRKFGLQGDVLQSRDFHFSMDSLLAEGAGLGGGDIPGLTDEEYERYRELLEIKCHLENGNQLGLLFPRASGGNSALDVNRNESLGHEMAMLEEELRHLEFKCRNILRAQKMQQLRERCMKAWMLEEESLYDLAASEPKKHELSDISELPEKSDKDSTSAYNTGESCRSTPLLVEPLPESPLRQAAAGNSNLNRTPPGPAAATPPKAAPPQGSPAKFRSLSRDPEAGRRQHAEERVRRNPKAGVALERVGPEGSPYLSRRHRGQGQESQHYHSCVQLAPTRGLEELGHGPLSLASGPRVGGVVATEAPRMEWKVKVRSDGTRYVAKRPVRDRLLKARALKIREERSGMTTDDDAVSEMKMGRYWSKEERKQHLMRAREQRKRREFMMQSRLECLREQQNSDSKPELNIIALSHRKTMKKRNKKILDNWITIQEMLAHGARSADGKRVYNPLLSVTTV
- the PDZD4 gene encoding PDZ domain-containing protein 4 isoform X5 produces the protein MGCNMCVVQKPEEQYKVMLQEVELYKSSHRDKLGLMVCYRTDDEEDLGIYVGEVNPNSIAAKDGRIREGDRIIQINGVDVQNREEAVAILSQEENTNISLLVARPESQLARRWKDSDRDDFLDDFGSEHEGDLRARKLNPPPAQQLGNEEEKAAPDAGPGLSNSQELDSGVGRTDESTRNEESSEHDLLGDEPPSTTNTPGSLRKFGLQGDVLQSRDFHFSMDSLLAEGAGLGGGDIPGLTDEEYERYRELLEIKCHLENGNQLGLLFPRASGGNSALDVNRNESLGHEMAMLEEELRHLEFKCRNILRAQKMQQLRERCMKAWMLEEESLYDLAASEPKKHELSDISELPEKSDKDSTSAYNTGESCRSTPLLVEPLPESPLRQAAAGNSNLNRTPPGPAAATPPKAAPPQGSPAKFRSLSRDPEAGRRQHAEERVRRNPKAGVALERVGPEGSPYLSRRHRGQGQESQHYHSCVQLAPTRGLEELGHGPLSLASGPRVGGVVATEAPRMEWKVKVRSDGTRYVAKRPVRDRLLKARALKIREERSGMTTDDDAVSEMKMGRYWSKEERKQHLMRAREQRKRREFMMQSRLECLREQQNSDSKPELNIIALSHRKTMKKRNKKILDNWITIQEMLAHGARSADGKRVYNPLLSVTTV